The following are from one region of the Halogeometricum sp. S3BR5-2 genome:
- a CDS encoding DUF7266 family protein, whose product MRRRGGALRRLDRGVRTDRGLSPVVGKSLELGIVVLFVALLSASFYGGVVPGYRTAAAAEVGDRALVGAAERIERAVPEHARRTDRRIAVSLPATLRGDPYRIRAVSDPETSAAALVLDHPDAGVGGRVALSLPTRGADVTGTWESARDSWVVVRGGPGRVTVSLENGDGDSGDGGRP is encoded by the coding sequence GTGAGACGCCGCGGCGGGGCTCTCCGCCGACTCGACCGAGGCGTCCGGACCGACCGCGGCCTCTCGCCGGTCGTCGGGAAGTCGCTCGAACTCGGTATCGTCGTGCTGTTCGTCGCGCTCCTGAGCGCGTCGTTCTACGGCGGCGTCGTCCCCGGTTACCGGACGGCGGCGGCCGCCGAAGTCGGTGACCGCGCCCTCGTCGGGGCCGCGGAGCGAATCGAGCGCGCGGTCCCCGAACACGCGAGGCGCACCGACCGCCGCATCGCCGTCTCGCTCCCGGCGACGCTCCGAGGCGACCCCTATCGGATACGCGCCGTCTCGGACCCGGAGACGAGCGCGGCCGCGTTGGTGCTCGACCACCCCGACGCCGGCGTCGGCGGCCGAGTCGCTCTCTCGCTTCCGACGCGGGGAGCGGACGTGACCGGGACGTGGGAGAGCGCGAGAGATTCGTGGGTCGTCGTTCGTGGCGGGCCCGGGCGCGTCACCGTGTCGCTGGAGAACGGGGACGGCGATTCGGGTGACGGGGGGCGGCCGTGA
- a CDS encoding orc1/cdc6 family replication initiation protein has translation MADGDDQSLSQSIKGRLQEGVQNSVFREKALLDPDTVIDEDRIVGRDEQLDDIITYLRPALQGNRPPNMLLYGPSGTGKSLIINAVCQQVLELATAQGDRLGFIEVNCQTIKSHDRAVYRLVESAAAEAGVEVGVPESGISTDQKLTRFYEILTNNFDSVIIILDEVDLLVGRQRDPNDEPAHSKLLYQLSRASQLGRIEGHVSVAALTNDPRFMEDLDGRAESSFNPQDVVFSDYDANQLQAILERRRDAYQEGVLEDGIIPLSAAFAAQDHGDARKAIDLFRKAGEIADRQGTGTICEADVRDAQKEAERDRTLTQMQGLSAQKKLSLYATAVVPVHAQRTLDAVPSTVAYRVYQYLTDLLDTDEKSRDSYLRYMNEAETYNFVVSEKRGRGYGSGVHKEYTFVDDPSVVAETLEDDIRLEAAEHEEDLIRSVVDAQVADFFEEE, from the coding sequence ATGGCCGACGGCGACGACCAGTCTCTCTCCCAGTCTATCAAGGGGCGCCTCCAAGAGGGCGTTCAGAACTCCGTCTTCCGGGAGAAGGCCCTTCTCGACCCCGACACCGTCATCGACGAGGACCGAATCGTCGGGCGCGACGAACAGTTGGACGACATCATCACCTATCTGCGACCCGCCCTGCAGGGGAACCGACCGCCCAACATGCTGCTCTACGGACCCTCGGGAACCGGAAAGTCGCTCATCATCAACGCGGTGTGCCAGCAGGTGCTCGAACTCGCCACCGCGCAGGGCGACCGTCTCGGGTTCATCGAGGTCAACTGCCAGACGATAAAGTCGCACGACCGGGCGGTGTACCGACTCGTCGAGAGCGCGGCCGCCGAGGCCGGCGTCGAGGTGGGGGTCCCCGAGAGCGGCATCTCGACGGACCAGAAGCTCACCCGCTTCTACGAGATTCTCACGAACAACTTCGACTCGGTCATCATCATCCTCGACGAGGTGGACCTGCTGGTGGGCCGCCAGCGCGACCCGAACGACGAGCCGGCCCACTCGAAACTGCTGTACCAACTATCGCGCGCCTCGCAGTTGGGCCGCATCGAGGGGCACGTCTCGGTCGCCGCGCTGACGAACGACCCCCGGTTCATGGAGGACCTCGACGGACGGGCGGAGAGTTCGTTCAACCCGCAGGACGTCGTCTTCTCCGATTACGACGCGAACCAGCTACAGGCCATCCTCGAACGGCGCCGCGACGCCTATCAGGAGGGCGTGCTCGAAGACGGCATCATCCCGCTCAGCGCGGCGTTCGCCGCGCAGGACCACGGCGACGCCCGCAAGGCTATCGACCTGTTCCGGAAGGCCGGCGAAATCGCGGATCGGCAGGGGACGGGGACCATCTGCGAGGCGGACGTGCGCGACGCGCAGAAGGAGGCCGAGCGCGACCGGACGCTGACGCAGATGCAGGGACTGTCGGCCCAGAAGAAGCTCTCGCTGTACGCGACCGCTGTCGTTCCCGTTCACGCACAGCGCACGCTGGACGCCGTCCCCAGCACGGTCGCCTACCGCGTCTACCAGTATCTCACCGACCTCCTGGACACCGACGAGAAGTCGCGCGACTCCTACCTCCGATACATGAACGAGGCGGAGACCTACAACTTCGTCGTCTCGGAGAAGCGCGGCCGCGGCTACGGCAGCGGCGTCCACAAGGAGTACACGTTCGTCGACGACCCCAGCGTCGTCGCCGAGACGCTCGAAGACGACATCCGGCTCGAAGCGGCCGAACACGAGGAGGACCTCATCAGGTCCGTCGTCGACGCGCAGGTCGCGGATTTCTTCGAAGAGGAGTAG
- a CDS encoding deoxyribodipyrimidine photo-lyase, with translation MAPSPREEPTLSPPVPPESDDACVLWHRRNLRLTDDRAVEYATANYDTVCPLFIFDPRFYGADGLACDARLRFLHECLADLEDQYTKEGTTLVYAHGSPVDVLDSFLDAGWDAVVNREATGRYGKERDDALAARDGVRFVADDGIRYGQSDREGWAEHAESYFESDPNRPHESGFGRHDLPSTVDIDAIEGEYDVSPSKTDVPTGGRTAALARLDRFLDVVHEYQANVSSPLGAATRASRLSAHLRFGALSVREVYQALDDAIDSNGKEAFVSRLFWNRHYTQKLADWSGWMDTAVNPVLEGIYADNGDEELIRAWKRGRTGFPMVDASMRCLRETGWLNFRMRAMCASVFSFVLKQPWQVGADYMYYHLIDADPAINYTQWQSQSGLKGIGAIRVYNPRKQVRDNDPEGDFVKRWVPELDPVPAKYLDRPERMPLSLQDELGVDVGEDYPYPVVDYDRERRAALDTFAGLRAESEAAMREPDVFRRASLSPKSRNIVEQATTRSDGAGTQSAESAGSDSESANEQAGLDQF, from the coding sequence ATGGCTCCATCCCCCCGCGAAGAGCCGACGCTGTCGCCCCCCGTTCCGCCGGAGTCCGACGACGCGTGCGTCCTCTGGCACCGGCGCAACCTCCGCCTCACGGACGACCGAGCGGTCGAGTACGCGACGGCGAACTACGACACCGTCTGTCCGTTATTCATTTTCGACCCGCGGTTCTACGGGGCGGACGGCCTCGCCTGCGACGCCCGGTTACGATTCCTCCACGAGTGTCTGGCCGACCTCGAAGACCAGTACACGAAGGAAGGAACGACCCTCGTCTACGCGCACGGGTCGCCGGTCGACGTCCTCGATTCGTTCCTCGACGCGGGGTGGGACGCCGTCGTCAATCGGGAGGCGACGGGGCGGTACGGGAAGGAGCGAGACGACGCGCTGGCCGCCCGCGACGGCGTGCGGTTCGTCGCCGACGACGGTATCCGGTACGGGCAGTCCGACCGGGAGGGGTGGGCCGAGCACGCGGAGTCGTACTTCGAGAGCGACCCCAATCGCCCACACGAGTCGGGGTTCGGGAGGCACGACCTCCCGTCGACAGTCGATATCGACGCCATCGAAGGCGAGTACGACGTTTCGCCGTCGAAGACGGACGTGCCGACGGGCGGCCGCACGGCGGCGCTCGCCCGTCTCGACAGATTCCTCGACGTCGTCCACGAGTACCAAGCGAACGTCAGCAGTCCGCTGGGAGCGGCGACGCGCGCCAGTCGGCTGTCGGCGCACCTCCGCTTCGGTGCCCTCTCGGTGCGCGAGGTGTACCAGGCGCTCGACGACGCCATCGACTCCAACGGCAAGGAGGCGTTCGTCTCCAGACTGTTCTGGAACCGCCACTACACGCAGAAGCTGGCCGACTGGTCGGGATGGATGGACACGGCGGTCAACCCGGTGCTCGAAGGCATCTACGCCGACAATGGTGACGAGGAGCTGATCCGCGCGTGGAAACGCGGGCGGACCGGCTTCCCGATGGTCGACGCGTCGATGCGCTGTCTCCGGGAAACCGGCTGGCTCAACTTCCGGATGCGGGCGATGTGCGCGTCGGTGTTCAGCTTCGTCCTCAAACAACCCTGGCAAGTCGGCGCCGATTACATGTACTATCACCTCATCGACGCCGACCCCGCCATCAACTACACGCAGTGGCAGAGCCAGAGCGGACTGAAGGGAATCGGTGCGATTCGCGTGTACAACCCCCGAAAGCAGGTCCGGGACAACGACCCCGAGGGCGACTTCGTCAAGCGCTGGGTGCCCGAACTCGACCCCGTCCCCGCGAAGTACCTGGACCGCCCGGAGCGGATGCCGCTGTCGCTGCAGGACGAACTCGGCGTCGACGTCGGCGAGGACTATCCGTATCCGGTGGTCGACTACGACCGCGAGCGACGGGCGGCGCTGGACACCTTCGCCGGCCTCCGTGCGGAGTCCGAGGCGGCGATGCGAGAACCCGACGTATTCCGTCGGGCGTCGTTGTCGCCGAAGAGTCGGAACATCGTCGAGCAGGCGACGACCCGATCGGACGGGGCGGGGACACAGTCCGCCGAGTCAGCGGGCTCCGACTCCGAGTCCGCGAACGAACAGGCGGGACTCGACCAGTTCTAA
- a CDS encoding DUF7289 family protein → MTPDRESTDRAQSAVVGVAVLLAITVVGIGALTAAAGAVVEEGAAAAATARVADGVDDALDAGTVGETETTVRLSDGTLRTADRTVRVLNGSGVVRSVSAGAVVYESGGRRVSAVAGAVTTDPIGRSGGSSMSAPPSVAAANGTLYVGVPALNASGTDAVSARGAALPVTLRTAPTHERRVLPADRYRVAVETTAPDAWERGFRQRGATTSRRDFDGDGVPSVVAAFPGERTVHLVVHDLRLRMEVGA, encoded by the coding sequence ATGACGCCGGATCGGGAGAGCACGGACCGGGCGCAGTCGGCCGTCGTCGGCGTCGCCGTCCTCCTCGCCATCACCGTCGTCGGTATCGGCGCCCTCACCGCCGCGGCGGGTGCGGTCGTCGAAGAGGGGGCGGCGGCGGCCGCGACCGCCCGGGTCGCCGACGGCGTCGACGACGCCCTCGACGCCGGCACCGTCGGGGAGACTGAGACCACGGTGAGACTCTCCGACGGCACGCTCCGGACGGCCGACAGAACCGTCCGCGTCCTGAACGGGTCCGGCGTCGTCCGGTCGGTGAGCGCCGGCGCGGTGGTGTACGAGTCCGGCGGCAGGCGCGTCAGCGCCGTCGCTGGGGCTGTGACGACCGATCCCATCGGTCGAAGCGGCGGGAGTTCGATGTCGGCGCCGCCGAGCGTCGCGGCCGCGAACGGGACGCTGTACGTCGGCGTCCCCGCGCTGAACGCCTCCGGAACGGACGCCGTATCGGCGCGGGGCGCGGCGCTCCCGGTGACGCTCCGGACCGCGCCGACGCACGAGCGGCGAGTCCTGCCGGCGGACCGGTACCGCGTGGCCGTCGAGACGACCGCACCCGACGCGTGGGAGCGTGGGTTCCGACAGCGGGGCGCGACGACGTCGCGCCGCGATTTCGACGGTGACGGCGTTCCGAGCGTCGTCGCCGCCTTCCCCGGCGAGCGAACCGTCCACCTCGTCGTCCACGACCTGCGTCTCAGGATGGAGGTGGGAGCGTGA
- a CDS encoding DUF7262 family protein, with protein sequence MTERPRHRSRNRNRSRFGTRRSSADRAQLATPMVEVTVGLLFLLAVVAGFALAPVETDERRALDRTASDALAILVAEAPAGDGANRLAVACESPSSFDAEADALDSRLDAMLPNPLSYRLETPHGHVGLPRPTGVPTGRASVTTDGCTATLWVWYV encoded by the coding sequence GTGACTGAGCGCCCGCGGCACCGGAGCCGAAATCGGAACCGGTCTCGGTTCGGAACCCGCCGGTCGTCCGCCGACCGGGCGCAACTCGCCACGCCGATGGTCGAGGTGACGGTCGGACTCCTGTTCCTCCTCGCCGTCGTCGCGGGGTTCGCGCTCGCTCCCGTCGAGACGGACGAGCGACGGGCGCTCGACCGAACCGCGTCGGACGCGCTGGCGATTCTCGTCGCCGAGGCGCCCGCGGGGGACGGCGCGAACCGTCTCGCCGTCGCCTGCGAGTCGCCGTCGTCGTTCGACGCCGAGGCGGACGCCCTCGACTCGCGGCTCGACGCGATGCTCCCGAACCCGCTCTCGTACCGCCTCGAGACGCCGCACGGACATGTGGGGTTGCCGCGTCCGACCGGCGTCCCGACCGGTCGGGCCTCGGTGACGACCGACGGCTGTACGGCGACGCTGTGGGTGTGGTACGTGTGA
- a CDS encoding type II/IV secretion system ATPase subunit: protein MNGSAENDASPNEVAAGDVPPPLPPNDGDAWYAPDVRTQYEVVPEVVVTVRDGDGVGFRYEVSEPGLGPREESALRTVDDHFSVVNRRRPLTREGTAERAEAGVPPKYRRVFDRLLDVSPAARRRIEYYALCELRLLGEMTPLALDDRIEVVDVSQDGADGTLVVHTENYAPATTSYRTDAEFADRVAGERLRHYTVPFCGFDVDVVLHRDHLLGDDRFTTKYAVLEPDLLPGDEELIAECKERIWEANAGEVVEDRRGFVRERARQFLSRRLTARNTRAWVEATEYRVRSALSEYGLALPPVDRRFAEDRLEDLVYYVLRDYVGEGVLSIPIRDPDLEDVEANRVGERVKVIPRAGVVDGTPIGGGRVPTNLAFEDETSFVNVVTQLAAADGVELNASRPSAKVNLRPEGVEETIRCAVALPVISADGPHVSIRKQAADPMTPVDLVRLDALPVELVALLWMLYEHRRVVLFSGPTGVGKTTLMNAHMPFIPYDHRPVSIDEGAREVRLPHETGISLTTREHESEFKRVSMADLMTEANYLNPDVEVIAEVNTPASFETFAEVLNTGHGVVGTTHAEDVETLVNRVVEQGLPVYLLRELDLVVFPHRVDGKRYVAEVVELVDEAGYDALPPTARKGSIEKGGQTLYWNAVLWRETDGSFAVAHDHPRLGDEHRRLSHRVFHRVAAATDREVEAVEAEFLRKRGYVEYLVRENVSDFDRVFGFLSDLRTDEAATVERVRRRMAEGGEERKDEGTGSSEANEAAEAGASGAHR, encoded by the coding sequence ATGAACGGTTCAGCGGAGAACGACGCGAGTCCGAACGAGGTGGCGGCTGGAGACGTGCCGCCGCCCCTTCCCCCGAACGACGGGGACGCGTGGTACGCCCCGGACGTCCGAACGCAGTACGAGGTAGTCCCGGAAGTCGTCGTCACCGTGCGCGACGGCGACGGCGTCGGCTTTCGATACGAGGTGTCCGAACCCGGTTTGGGTCCGCGCGAGGAGTCCGCCTTGCGGACCGTCGACGACCACTTCTCGGTCGTCAACCGCCGCCGACCGCTGACCCGCGAGGGCACCGCCGAACGCGCCGAGGCCGGCGTGCCTCCGAAGTATCGGCGCGTGTTCGACCGCCTGCTCGACGTGTCGCCCGCCGCCCGGCGCCGCATCGAGTACTACGCGCTCTGCGAGTTGCGCCTCCTGGGTGAGATGACCCCGTTGGCGCTGGACGACCGCATCGAGGTTGTCGACGTGAGTCAGGACGGCGCGGACGGAACGCTCGTCGTCCACACCGAGAACTACGCCCCCGCGACGACCAGTTACCGGACGGACGCCGAATTCGCGGACCGGGTAGCGGGCGAGCGACTCCGTCACTACACCGTCCCGTTCTGCGGGTTCGACGTCGACGTGGTGCTGCACCGCGACCACCTTCTCGGCGACGACCGCTTCACGACGAAGTACGCCGTCCTCGAACCCGACCTCCTCCCCGGCGACGAGGAACTCATCGCCGAGTGCAAGGAGCGGATCTGGGAGGCCAACGCCGGCGAGGTGGTCGAGGACCGACGCGGGTTCGTCCGCGAACGCGCCCGTCAGTTTCTCTCGCGGCGCCTGACGGCGCGAAACACCCGCGCGTGGGTCGAGGCGACCGAGTACCGGGTCCGGTCGGCGCTCTCGGAGTACGGACTCGCCCTCCCGCCCGTCGACCGGCGGTTCGCCGAGGACCGGTTGGAGGACCTCGTCTACTACGTCCTCCGCGACTACGTCGGAGAGGGCGTCCTGTCGATTCCCATCCGCGACCCTGACCTCGAAGACGTCGAGGCGAACCGCGTCGGCGAACGCGTGAAGGTCATCCCGCGCGCCGGCGTCGTCGACGGCACCCCTATCGGCGGCGGTCGCGTCCCGACGAACCTCGCCTTCGAGGACGAGACGAGTTTCGTCAACGTCGTCACCCAATTGGCGGCCGCCGACGGCGTGGAGTTGAACGCGTCTCGCCCCTCGGCGAAGGTGAACCTCCGACCCGAGGGGGTCGAAGAGACGATTCGCTGCGCCGTCGCCCTGCCGGTCATCTCCGCGGACGGCCCGCACGTCTCCATCCGCAAGCAGGCCGCCGACCCGATGACGCCGGTGGACCTGGTCCGCCTCGACGCCCTGCCCGTCGAGTTGGTCGCCCTGCTGTGGATGCTGTACGAACACCGCCGCGTCGTCCTGTTCTCCGGGCCGACGGGCGTCGGGAAGACGACGCTCATGAACGCGCACATGCCCTTTATCCCCTACGACCATCGCCCGGTGAGCATCGACGAGGGGGCGCGGGAGGTCCGCCTCCCGCACGAGACGGGCATCTCGCTGACGACGCGCGAACACGAGTCGGAGTTCAAGCGCGTCTCGATGGCCGACCTGATGACCGAGGCCAACTACCTCAACCCCGACGTGGAGGTCATCGCCGAGGTGAACACGCCCGCGTCGTTCGAGACGTTCGCCGAGGTACTGAACACCGGTCACGGCGTCGTCGGGACGACCCACGCCGAGGACGTGGAGACGCTTGTCAACCGCGTCGTCGAACAGGGCCTCCCGGTCTACCTCCTGCGCGAATTGGACCTCGTGGTGTTCCCGCACCGCGTCGACGGGAAGCGCTACGTCGCCGAAGTCGTCGAACTCGTCGACGAGGCGGGGTACGACGCGCTCCCGCCGACGGCGCGAAAGGGGTCCATCGAGAAGGGCGGCCAGACGCTCTACTGGAACGCCGTCCTGTGGCGGGAGACCGACGGGTCGTTCGCCGTCGCGCACGACCACCCGCGACTCGGCGACGAGCACCGCCGCCTCTCGCACCGCGTGTTCCACCGCGTCGCCGCCGCGACCGACCGGGAGGTCGAAGCGGTCGAGGCCGAGTTCCTGCGGAAGCGGGGGTACGTCGAGTACCTCGTCCGCGAGAACGTCTCCGACTTCGACCGGGTGTTCGGCTTCCTCTCCGACCTCCGGACCGACGAGGCGGCGACGGTCGAACGCGTCCGCCGAAGGATGGCCGAGGGCGGAGAGGAGAGAAAGGACGAGGGGACCGGGTCGAGCGAGGCCAACGAGGCGGCTGAGGCCGGAGCGTCGGGAGCGCACCGGTGA
- a CDS encoding DUF7261 family protein yields MSHDRGQVVLLAAVVVAVALVPMAFAYAQLSYAPGDGARPAADVDGVRRALSAAFTGAATGIDGEYGWRNRTAAVDEVRAELADDIGRVERAATAGGRSLLVSHNVTEAEAWAAEHCPGGRGRAFGPCRADGGVVVQQRGNDTAVVAAAFDLSVVSAAEQTNATVVVRAV; encoded by the coding sequence GTGAGCCACGACCGGGGGCAAGTCGTCCTCCTCGCGGCCGTCGTCGTCGCCGTCGCCCTCGTGCCGATGGCGTTCGCGTACGCGCAACTGTCGTACGCGCCCGGAGACGGGGCGAGACCGGCCGCCGACGTCGACGGCGTCAGACGCGCGCTCTCGGCGGCGTTCACCGGCGCGGCAACCGGCATTGACGGCGAGTACGGGTGGCGAAACCGGACCGCAGCGGTCGACGAGGTACGAGCCGAACTCGCGGACGATATCGGTCGGGTGGAACGCGCCGCCACCGCGGGCGGCCGGTCGCTCCTCGTCTCGCACAATGTCACCGAGGCCGAGGCGTGGGCCGCCGAGCACTGCCCCGGCGGTCGGGGACGCGCGTTCGGACCGTGTCGCGCCGACGGCGGCGTCGTCGTCCAACAGCGAGGGAACGACACCGCCGTCGTCGCCGCGGCGTTCGACCTCTCAGTCGTCTCCGCGGCGGAACAAACGAACGCGACGGTGGTCGTGCGCGCGGTGTGA
- a CDS encoding DUF7263 family protein, whose product MTVGADRAQANLLSLAAALVLLTTATVGCVLLANVALAGADTDPDARHAAEALSDRLVAADAPHARRPNVVSATRIRSLTAADADRLAPSVRGRPVRVALGDEVLVERGDPSGVRVRRLVRVERTATRTATVNLSARRRVSPPDRTPSVRISVAARNGTTLTAVRANDRLVLRDPEGLSGDYAFRVSRTAAPTVSFELEGDVGGAEGDVTVRWTATNATVEPLAVTVGD is encoded by the coding sequence GTGACCGTCGGCGCCGACCGGGCGCAGGCGAACCTCCTGAGCCTCGCCGCCGCGCTCGTCCTCCTGACGACGGCGACGGTCGGGTGCGTCCTCCTCGCGAACGTCGCACTCGCGGGCGCCGACACCGACCCCGACGCGAGACACGCCGCGGAGGCGCTTTCGGACCGACTGGTGGCCGCCGACGCGCCGCACGCGAGGCGGCCGAACGTCGTGTCGGCGACGAGAATTCGCTCGCTGACCGCCGCCGACGCGGACCGCCTCGCACCGTCGGTCCGCGGGCGCCCCGTCCGCGTTGCCTTGGGAGACGAGGTACTCGTCGAACGCGGCGACCCGAGCGGAGTTCGCGTCCGCCGTCTCGTCCGCGTCGAGCGAACCGCGACGCGGACGGCGACGGTGAACCTCTCCGCCCGGCGGCGCGTGTCGCCTCCGGACCGCACGCCCTCGGTCCGAATATCCGTCGCGGCGCGCAACGGGACGACTCTCACCGCGGTCCGCGCGAACGACCGCCTCGTCCTGCGCGACCCGGAGGGACTCTCCGGCGACTACGCGTTCCGCGTGTCGCGGACCGCCGCGCCGACGGTATCGTTCGAACTCGAAGGCGACGTCGGAGGCGCCGAGGGCGACGTGACAGTTCGCTGGACCGCGACGAACGCGACGGTGGAACCGCTGGCGGTGACCGTCGGTGACTGA
- a CDS encoding type II secretion system F family protein, translated as MTETAAPSTAARDDSLSVLDRTLYALFARHADAPRHERHRRDYRGTDLRVGFDLFLARVYGASWLAMLAVAVPFPLVVLALPRRTLDGWVAFAEAVVPLVGRTPVPRLPPVVIGVIAACAVGLVAKRAVVALGGRYLRWAAAARRSNIDRTLPGAVRYLHVLASGSDGRRAMLRRVADTRAYGETAVSCRKALNTAAMTGNVNAGLRRVARDTPAQNTLAPFLLKFGEHADQGSDALRNYLRMESRMLGHREDRARRQAEGFLELLAEIFIVLLVLPALFVITLTVMSVITPGLSATVTTPAGTTTLRGLVVYGNGAFILVVGLGASVLVATIRPPDQRVGYARPATTLGMLSTATTNPASATLAFVPFGVAAGLLAAVVGADAVGVVLAGYVVYAVSVGAVAVRRARVDDAKDRELKDFVHAISGHVSLGRPFPEAVEHVAGNVDLGPLSADVADLALNLSLTSPNAGTDEDLRTAALDRFVERVGTPMAEQTIGLVIGALDAGSDTGTVFEMLQSEIGRLYHARKALRSGMVVYVAVGWTTALLVVGITVATGSHVFDGFAQLSSMANLDSVAIDPNAIDLARDRHRLYVTTQATMLASGWFAGTASRGRYEALLHSGLLVAVCYLVFAGVGSI; from the coding sequence GTGACCGAGACGGCCGCCCCGTCGACCGCCGCGCGCGACGACTCGCTGTCGGTTCTCGACCGCACTCTGTACGCCCTGTTCGCCCGCCACGCCGACGCTCCTCGGCACGAGCGTCACCGCCGCGACTACCGCGGGACCGACCTGCGCGTCGGGTTCGACCTGTTCCTCGCGCGGGTGTACGGCGCGTCGTGGCTGGCGATGCTCGCCGTCGCCGTCCCGTTCCCCCTCGTCGTCCTCGCCCTCCCGCGGCGGACGCTCGACGGGTGGGTCGCGTTCGCGGAAGCGGTCGTTCCGCTGGTCGGACGGACCCCGGTCCCCCGACTGCCGCCGGTCGTAATCGGCGTTATCGCCGCCTGTGCGGTCGGTCTCGTCGCTAAGCGCGCCGTCGTCGCTCTCGGCGGCCGGTACCTCCGGTGGGCCGCCGCGGCGCGCCGGTCGAACATCGACCGGACGCTCCCCGGCGCCGTCCGCTACCTGCACGTCCTCGCCTCCGGGAGCGACGGCCGGCGAGCGATGCTCCGCCGCGTCGCCGACACGCGGGCGTACGGCGAGACGGCCGTCTCCTGTCGAAAGGCGCTGAACACCGCCGCGATGACCGGCAACGTCAACGCCGGCCTCCGGCGCGTCGCCCGCGACACCCCGGCGCAGAACACGCTCGCCCCCTTCCTGCTGAAGTTCGGCGAGCACGCCGACCAGGGTTCGGACGCCCTCCGGAACTACCTCCGCATGGAGAGTCGGATGCTCGGCCACCGGGAGGACCGCGCGCGGCGGCAGGCGGAGGGCTTTCTCGAACTCCTCGCGGAGATATTCATCGTCCTCCTCGTCCTCCCCGCCCTGTTCGTCATCACGCTGACCGTCATGAGCGTCATCACGCCCGGCCTGTCCGCGACGGTGACGACGCCGGCGGGGACGACGACGCTCCGCGGCCTCGTCGTCTACGGCAACGGCGCGTTCATCCTTGTCGTCGGTCTGGGGGCATCCGTGCTCGTCGCCACGATTCGGCCGCCCGACCAGCGAGTCGGCTACGCCCGCCCGGCGACGACGCTCGGGATGCTCTCGACGGCGACGACCAACCCGGCGAGTGCGACGCTCGCCTTCGTCCCGTTCGGCGTCGCCGCCGGCCTCCTCGCGGCCGTCGTCGGCGCGGACGCCGTCGGCGTCGTCCTCGCGGGGTACGTCGTCTACGCCGTCTCGGTCGGCGCCGTCGCCGTCCGCCGGGCGCGCGTCGACGACGCGAAAGATAGAGAATTAAAGGACTTCGTCCACGCCATCTCCGGGCACGTCAGCCTCGGACGCCCGTTCCCGGAGGCGGTCGAACACGTCGCCGGAAACGTCGACCTGGGACCGCTCTCGGCCGACGTGGCCGACCTCGCGCTCAACCTCAGTCTCACCTCCCCGAACGCGGGGACCGACGAGGACCTCCGCACGGCCGCCCTCGACCGCTTCGTCGAACGCGTCGGGACGCCGATGGCCGAACAGACAATCGGACTCGTCATCGGCGCCCTCGACGCCGGCAGCGACACGGGAACGGTGTTCGAGATGCTACAGTCCGAGATTGGGAGACTCTACCACGCACGGAAGGCCCTTCGCTCGGGAATGGTCGTCTACGTCGCCGTCGGGTGGACGACCGCCCTGCTGGTCGTCGGCATCACGGTGGCGACGGGGTCGCACGTGTTCGACGGGTTCGCGCAGTTGTCGTCGATGGCGAACCTCGACAGCGTCGCTATCGACCCGAACGCCATCGACCTCGCGCGGGACCGCCACCGACTGTACGTGACGACGCAGGCGACGATGCTCGCCTCGGGGTGGTTCGCCGGCACGGCCAGCAGGGGCCGGTACGAGGCGCTGCTGCACTCCGGACTGCTGGTCGCCGTCTGCTATCTCGTCTTCGCGGGAGTGGGGTCGATATGA